In Xenopus laevis strain J_2021 chromosome 2S, Xenopus_laevis_v10.1, whole genome shotgun sequence, a genomic segment contains:
- the gja3.S gene encoding gap junction alpha-3 protein produces MADWSFLGRLLENAQEHSTVIGKVWLTVLFIFRILLLGAAAEEVWGDEQSGFTCNTQQPGCENVCYDKAFPISHIRFWVLQIIFVSTPTLIYLGHVLHIVRMEEKRKEKEELKKCIKGASEKEDLSEGGEMKEKPPIRDERGKIRIGGALLRTYVFNIIFKTLFEIGFIVGQYFLYGFQLKPLYRCSRWPCPNTVDCFISRPTEKTIFIIFMLVVACVSLLLNVLEIYHLGWRKLKQGMTNRYILDPSCNKSEPPSPQTLPSSMPFPPYYTDVAAEPPVLHYAYTRSSAPDFKMITVPEALESPSPMSHHENLIVASEQNWTNLGVDHERMSGSSSGSSSSATSSALDSLRNDGGGEEILTTEASGSSARAEDRPVTTMVEMHQPPLMVDERRLSRSSRSSRSISSRARSDDLAV; encoded by the coding sequence ATGGCCGACTGGAGTTTTCTGGGGAGACTATTAGAAAATGCTCAAGAACACTCAACAGTTATTGGCAAGGTTTGGTTGACAGTGCTCTTTATCTTCCGGATCCTGCTACTAGGAGCTGCAGCAGAAGAGGTTTGGGGGGATGAACAGTCTGGCTTCACTTGCAATACGCAGCAACCAGGTTGTGAGAATGTCTGCTATGACAAAGCATTTCCTATTTCTCACATTAGGTTCTGGGTCCTCCAGATTATTTTTGTGTCTACTCCTACCCTTATCTACCTGGGTCATGTCCTGCACATTGTGCGAAtggaagaaaagagaaaagagaaagaagaactaaaaaagtgtattaaaggtgCCAGTGAAAAGGAAGACTTAAGTGAGGGTGGTGAAATGAAGGAAAAGCCACCGATAAGAGATGAGAGGGGAAAAATTAGGATAGGTGGTGCCCTTCTTCGCACTTATGTCTTCAATATCATCTTCAAGACTTTGTTTGAGATTGGCTTTATTGTAGGACAGTATTTCTTATATGGTTTTCAGCTAAAACCGCTATACAGGTGCAGTCGTTGGCCTTGCCCTAACACCGTGGACTGTTTTATTTCACGGCCGACGGAAAAGAccatttttatcatatttatgcTTGTAGTGGCTTGTGTGTCTCTTTTGCTGAATGTGTTAGAGATATATCATCTGGGGTGGAGGAAACTCAAACAGGGCATGACAAACAGATATATCCTTGATCCTTCTTGCAACAAATCAGAACCTCCGAGTCCTCAAACTCTCCCATCTAGCATGCCCTTTCCACCATACTACACTGATGTGGCAGCTGAACCTCCAGTTTTGCATTATGCATATACCAGGTCTTCTGCCCCAGACTTCAAAATGATAACTGTGCCAGAAGCTCTAGAGTCTCCTTCTCCGATGAGTCACCATGAAAATCTCATAGTAGCATCTGAGCAAAACTGGACCAATCTAGGAGTGGATCATGAGAGAATGTCTGGGTCAAGCAGTGGCAGTTCTTCTAGTGCCACTAGTTCTGCTTTAGACAGTCTAAGAAATGATGGAGGAGGTGAGGAGATTCTAACAACAGAAGCCAGTGGAAGCAGTGCAAGGGCAGAAGACAGACCAGTAACCACCATGGTGGAAATGCACCAGCCACCACTCATGGTAGATGAGAGAAGACTCAGCAGGTCTAGCAGGTCTAGCAGGTCCATCAGTAGCAGAGCCAGGTCAGATGACTTAGCTGTCTAG